Proteins encoded within one genomic window of Neodiprion fabricii isolate iyNeoFabr1 chromosome 6, iyNeoFabr1.1, whole genome shotgun sequence:
- the LOC124185888 gene encoding tyrosine-protein phosphatase 10D isoform X4: MKRPIVISRWSGIFLVLLAEVTYSTDLAIEIPGNLSQGDSWYRLDYSPAIGYPPPNTRISSDEIGDEIKFTNVLPGTKYEFWLYYSNSTLNDWLTWTASITTAPDPPSNLTVTVRNGKSATVSWAPPAQGNYSGFRLRVQSFSDTSSPKTSLVPADVATYTFQDLIPGATYSLQLFTVLDANESVAYTSRNFTTKPNTPGKFIVWFRNETTLLVLWQPPYPAGIYTHYKVSIDPPDAIESVLYVEKEGEPPGPAQAAFKGLVPGRAYNISVQTVSEDETSAPTTAQYRTVPLRPLNVTFDRRYLTPTSFRVLWDSQNGTSEFDKYQVSLATRRQTPVTRSRDDERWLDFKDLEPGKTYQVIVKTVSGKVTSWPATGDITLEPLPVRDLRAVTDEQTGMVEVSWTPNNASTQDSYKLSYDEVERLTGDTTSLTVDKTKVTLDALLPGRNYSISVQAMSNKAESVESVIYQVTRPASPIIEDLKSIEKGLNISWKSDVNSRQEKFEVTHNRNDTGESTTTSTIESHIDLKDLFPGAGYEIRVVAISHGLRSEPHVHFQAVLPHPPKNLSIEKVRRNGVVVRWEAPTDSMFTEFAIRYQTEDDTTWHDVASLSNTEAEIDDMTPGERYIIRVNTVSFGIESLDSLQVNQTIQPNPVLNITLTSDSTNVTLEWPRPEGRIETYVIRWWLVNDSDSIRTKNVTESTVSAAAAASGPKDGVQLRKELIGELTPGMEYSFSVYTVSYNLVSDVTNLTTRTMPLIQSEVVVVIDQDYPDSLTLLYTPTPVQSSRFDLYRFSISDSNNTIKEKMVNDTENKVTFSGLTPGKLYNVTAWTVSDNVESQPLLRQDRLFPERVTRIHAVNINDTRITLEWDVPRGEYDAFEVQYISTDESLEESLIQNVTNRNSITINNLRPHRNYTFTLVVISGTESTFLRKSSPVSASFTTSESYPGKVEVFQPSNVSPSDITFEWSLPSQDQNGVIRKFSITYGLEGSTHTQVKDFKPTELQGVIKSLIPGKTYIFRIQAETRIGFGPEVVWKQKMPILAPPKPPTQVVPSEVCRSSTTIQIRFRKNYFSEQNGAVTSYTIIVAEDDSKNASGLEMPSWKDVQGYSIWPPYQVMEPYYPFKNGSVEDFTIGGENCDGKTGYCNGPLKSGSTYKVKVRAFTAPDKFTDTSYSFPIQTDKDNTAIIVGVTVPIVLLLTFLGLGLIIRRRRSQGRKTTETRVTDDLSLPGSVIEISRPIRVENFADHYRMMSADSDFRFSEEFEELKHVGRDQPCTAADLPCNRPKNRFTNILPYDHSRFKLQPVDDEEGSDYINANYVPGHNSPREFIVTQGPLHSTRGDFWRMVWESNSQAIVMLTRCIEKGREKCDRYFPEDTLPAYYDEICVTMLNEWQYPDWRIRNFMLCKGKVEREIQHFHFMTWPDFGVPSPPQTLARFVRAFRERVGPDQRPIVVHCSAGVGRSGTFITLDRILQQILVSDYVDIFGIVCAMRKERVWMVQTEQQYICIHQCLLAVLEGQDNIGPIREIHDNQGFEGKNRSSVENSKNPAEAEKER, translated from the exons ATGAAACGACCGATCGTTATCTCGCGGTGGTCAGGAATCTTTCTCGTTCTGTTAGCGGAG GTGACGTACTCGACCGATTTGGCGATCGAGATACCGGGAAATCTGAGTCAAGGGGACTCGTGGTACAGGCTCGATTACAGTCCGGCGATCGGTTATCCGCCGCCGAACACGAGGATATCGTCGGATGAAATTGGCGACGAGATCAAATTCACGAACGTTCTTCCTGGTACAAAGTACGAGTTCTGGCTCTACTACAGCAACTCGACGCTCAACGACTGGCTCACGTGGACCGCCTCGATAACTACAG cACCCGATCCACCCTCGAATCTCACGGTGACCGTTCGCAATGGAAAATCGGCTACCGTTTCTTGGGCTCCACCCGCGCAGGGAAATTATTCCGGATTCCGACTGCGGGTTCAGAGTTTCAGTGACACGAGTAGTCCCAAGACAAGCCTTGTTCCGGCCGATGTGGCCACCTATACATTTCAGGATCTCATACCCGGAGCTACATATTCTTTGCAGCTGTTTACCGTGCTCGATGCGAACGAGAGCGTGGCCTACACGAGCAGGAACTTCACGACCA AGCCAAATACACCGGGAAAGTTCATCGTTTGGTTCCGAAACGAGACAACGCTTCTGGTGTTGTGGCAGCCGCCGTATCCAGCCGGTATATACACCCACTACAAGGTGAGCATCGATCCACCGGATGCGATCGAGTCCGTTTTGTACGTCGAGAAGGAGGGCGAACCCCCGGGACCAGCGCAGGCTGCATTCAAAGGCCTCGTTCCAG GAAGAGCCTACAACATATCGGTACAAACCGTGTCGGAGGACGAGACTTCGGCCCCAACGACCGCCCAATATCGAACAGTTCCGCTTCGCCCGTTGAACGTCACTTTCGATAGAAGGTACCTGACTCCGACGTCTTTCCGAGTCCTCTGGGACTCCCAGAACGGGACGTCCGAGTTCGACAAGTACCAAGTGTCTCTGGCGACGAGGCGGCAGACTCCGGTCACCAGAAGCCGGGACGATGAGAGATGGCTCGATTTCAAGGATTTGGAGCCCGGAAAGACCTATCAGGTGATTGTAAAGACGGTGTCTGGCAAAGTCACCAGCTGGCCAGCGACCGGGGATATAACGTTGG AACCGTTACCTGTCAGAGATCTCCGAGCTGTGACGGATGAGCAGACCGGAATGGTCGAGGTCTCCTGGACTCCAAACAACGCCAGCACTCAGGACAGCTACAAGCTTTCGTACGACGAAGTGGAAAGACTTACCGGCGATACGACGTCTCTGACAGTCGATAAAACGAAG gTGACGTTGGACGCGCTTCTTCCGGGTCGGAACTACTCGATAAGTGTCCAGGCTATGAGCAACAAGGCTGAATCAGTTGAGTCGGTGATATACCAAGTGACCCGACCGGCCAGTCCGATCATCGAGGATCTTAAATCGATCGAAAAGGGGCTGAACATATCTTGGAAGAGCGACGTAAACTCGCGTCAGGAGAAGTTCGAGGTTACTCACAACAGAAATGACACCGGGGAGAGTACGACGACCTCGACTATCGAGTCTCACATCGATCTAAAGGACTTGTTTCCGGGTGCAGGGTACGAAATTCGGGTCGTCGCGATCAGCCATGGCCTCAGAAGTGAGCCCCACGTCCACTTTCAGGCTGTCC TCCCTCATCCGCCGAAGAATTTGAGCATTGAGAAAGTGCGGAGGAACGGGGTCGTCGTACGGTGGGAGGCACCGACAGATTCCATGTTCACGGAATTCGCCATTCGTTATCAAACCGAGGATGATACCACCTGGCATGACGTGGCGAGCTTGAGCAATACCGAAGCTGAAATAGACGACATGACACCCGGCGAACGGTACATCATCAGGGTAAACACGGTCAGCTTCGGGATCGAGAGCTTGGATTCGCTGCAAGTAAATCAGACAATTC AACCAAATCCAGTACTAAACATCACGCTGACTTCGGACTCTACCAATGTTACCTTGGAATGGCCGAGGCCAGAGGGCAGGATAGAGACGTATGTGATAAGATGGTGGTTGGTGAACGATAGCGATTCTATTCGCACTAAGAACGTCACAGAGAGTACGgtttctgctgctgctgctgcttctggTCCGAAGGATGGTGTGCAATTGAGGAAGGAACTGATTGGCGAGTTGACACCAGGCATGGAGTACTCGTTCTCGGTTTACACCGTGTCCTACAACCTGGTCAGCGACGTGACCAATCTCACTACGAGAACAA TGCCGTTAATCCAGTCCGAAGTCGTGGTTGTCATCGACCAAGATTACCCCGACTCATTGACCCTCCTTTACACACCGACGCCAGTACAGTCGTCTCGTTTCGATCTTTATCGGTTCAGTATCAGCGACTCGAACAACAccattaaagaaaaaatggttAACGATACCGAGAACAAGGTGACATTCAGCGGTTTGACACCgggaaaattgtacaacgtAACTGCCTGGACGGTTAGCGATAACGTCGAGAGTCAACCGCTACTCAGGCAGGACAGATTAT TCCCTGAACGAGTGACGAGGATACACGCGGTGAACATAAACGATACGAGGATAACGTTGGAATGGGATGTGCCTCGAGGCGAATACGACGCGTTCGAGGTGCAGTACATAAGCACGGACGAAAGTCTGGAGGAGAGCCTGATCCAAAACGTGACAAATCGCAACTCGATTACCATAAACAATCTGAGGCCTCATCGCAATTACACATTCACGCTGGTCGTGATATCCGGAACCGAGTCGACCTTCTTGAGAAAATCAAGTCCGGTAAGCGCCAGCTTTACAACGAGCGAATCTTATCCGGGAAAAGTCGAGGTGTTCCAACCTTCGAACGTCTCGCCAAGCGACATCACCTTCGAGTGGTCCCTGCCGAGCCAGGATCAGAATGGAGTCATTCGGAAGTTCAGCATCACGTACGGACTGGAG GGCTCGACTCACACGCAAGTCAAGGACTTCAAACCGACCGAGTTGCAGGGCGTGATCAAATCGCTGATACCAGGAAAGACGTACATATTTCGAATCCAGGCGGAAACGAGGATCGGCTTCGGGCCGGAGGTCGtttggaaacaaaaaatgccAATTCTGGCGCCTCCGAAGCCTCCGACTCAGGTCGTACCCTCGGAGGTATGCAGAAGCAGCACCACCATCCAGATACGTTTCAGGAAAAACTACTTCAGCGAACAGAACGGAGCTGTCACTTCCTACACCATCATCGTCGCCGAGGACGACAGCAAAAATGCCTCCGGTCTGGAAATGCCCAGCTGGAAAGACGTCCAAGGTTACAGCATCTGGCCTCCGTATCAG GTAATGGAACCTTATTACCCGTTCAAAAATGGCTCCGTCGAGGACTTTACGATCGGTGGAGAAAATTGCGACGGTAAAACCGGCTACTGTAACGGCCCGTTGAAATCTGGCTCGACGTACAAAGTAAAGGTCCGGGCATTCACGGCTCCTGACAAGTTCACCGATACCAGTTACAGTTTTCCCATTCAGACAG aCAAGGACAATACGGCTATCATTGTCGGCGTTACGGTTCCAATCGTTTTACTGCTGACATTCTTAGGGCTCGGTCTGATAATAAGACGAAGGAGAAGTCAAGGTAGAAAAACGACGGAAACACGAGTTACCGACGATCTATCGTTGCCTGGAAGTGTAATTGAGATAAG CCGTCCAATACGGGTGGAAAACTTCGCGGATCACTATCGAATGATGTCCGCGGATTCCGATTTCCGTTTCTCCGAGGAGTTTGAGGAGCTGAAACACGTCGGCAGAGATCAGCCCTGCACGGCGGCCGATCTACCTTGCAATCGGCCGAAGAACCGCTTCACCAACATCCTGCCTTACGATCATAGCAGGTTTAAACTGCAGCCAGTCGACGACGAGGAAGGTTCGGACTACATAAACGCGAACTACGTGCCG GGTCACAACTCGCCGAGGGAGTTCATCGTCACGCAAGGACCGCTGCATTCGACGCGGGGCGACTTCTGGCGAATGGTTTGGGAGAGCAATAGTCAGGCAATAGTGATGCTGACGCGTTGCATAGAGAAGGGAAGAGAGAAATGCGATCGTTACTTTCCCGAGGACACGCTTCCGGCATACTACGACGAGATTTGCGTCACTATGCTGAACGAGTGGCAATATCCCGACTGGCGCATAAGGAACTTCATGTTGTGCAAG GGAAAAGTCGAGCGGGAAATCCAGCACTTCCACTTCATGACCTGGCCCGACTTCGGGGTTCCAAGCCCGCCGCAAACCTTGGCGAGATTTGTGCGAGCTTTCAGGGAACGCGTTGGGCCCGATCAGAGACCCATCGTGGTTCACTGCAGCGCCGGGGTCGGCAGAAGCGGCACTTTCATCACCTTGGACAGGATACTGCAACAGATTTTGGTATCAGATTACGTCGATATATTCGGCATTGTCTGCGCCATGAGGAAGGAGAGGGTCTGGATGGTGCAGACCGAGCAGCAGTACATTTGTATACATCAGTGTTTGCTTGCTGTCTTGGAAGGGCAGGACAACATCGGACCGATTAGGGAAATTCACGACAATCAAGGATTCGAAG gGAAGAACCGAAGCtctgttgaaaattcaaagaatcCAGCCGAGGCTGAGAAGGAAAGGTGA
- the LOC124185888 gene encoding tyrosine-protein phosphatase 10D isoform X2, producing the protein MKRPIVISRWSGIFLVLLAEVTYSTDLAIEIPGNLSQGDSWYRLDYSPAIGYPPPNTRISSDEIGDEIKFTNVLPGTKYEFWLYYSNSTLNDWLTWTASITTAPDPPSNLTVTVRNGKSATVSWAPPAQGNYSGFRLRVQSFSDTSSPKTSLVPADVATYTFQDLIPGATYSLQLFTVLDANESVAYTSRNFTTKPNTPGKFIVWFRNETTLLVLWQPPYPAGIYTHYKVSIDPPDAIESVLYVEKEGEPPGPAQAAFKGLVPGRAYNISVQTVSEDETSAPTTAQYRTVPLRPLNVTFDRRYLTPTSFRVLWDSQNGTSEFDKYQVSLATRRQTPVTRSRDDERWLDFKDLEPGKTYQVIVKTVSGKVTSWPATGDITLEPLPVRDLRAVTDEQTGMVEVSWTPNNASTQDSYKLSYDEVERLTGDTTSLTVDKTKVTLDALLPGRNYSISVQAMSNKAESVESVIYQVTRPASPIIEDLKSIEKGLNISWKSDVNSRQEKFEVTHNRNDTGESTTTSTIESHIDLKDLFPGAGYEIRVVAISHGLRSEPHVHFQAVLPHPPKNLSIEKVRRNGVVVRWEAPTDSMFTEFAIRYQTEDDTTWHDVASLSNTEAEIDDMTPGERYIIRVNTVSFGIESLDSLQVNQTIQPNPVLNITLTSDSTNVTLEWPRPEGRIETYVIRWWLVNDSDSIRTKNVTESTVSAAAAASGPKDGVQLRKELIGELTPGMEYSFSVYTVSYNLVSDVTNLTTRTMPLIQSEVVVVIDQDYPDSLTLLYTPTPVQSSRFDLYRFSISDSNNTIKEKMVNDTENKVTFSGLTPGKLYNVTAWTVSDNVESQPLLRQDRLFPERVTRIHAVNINDTRITLEWDVPRGEYDAFEVQYISTDESLEESLIQNVTNRNSITINNLRPHRNYTFTLVVISGTESTFLRKSSPVSASFTTSESYPGKVEVFQPSNVSPSDITFEWSLPSQDQNGVIRKFSITYGLEGSTHTQVKDFKPTELQGVIKSLIPGKTYIFRIQAETRIGFGPEVVWKQKMPILAPPKPPTQVVPSEVCRSSTTIQIRFRKNYFSEQNGAVTSYTIIVAEDDSKNASGLEMPSWKDVQGYSIWPPYQVMEPYYPFKNGSVEDFTIGGENCDGKTGYCNGPLKSGSTYKVKVRAFTAPDKFTDTSYSFPIQTGLLVADKDNTAIIVGVTVPIVLLLTFLGLGLIIRRRRSQGRKTTETRVTDDLSLPGSVIEISRPIRVENFADHYRMMSADSDFRFSEEFEELKHVGRDQPCTAADLPCNRPKNRFTNILPYDHSRFKLQPVDDEEGSDYINANYVPGHNSPREFIVTQGPLHSTRGDFWRMVWESNSQAIVMLTRCIEKGREKCDRYFPEDTLPAYYDEICVTMLNEWQYPDWRIRNFMLCKGKVEREIQHFHFMTWPDFGVPSPPQTLARFVRAFRERVGPDQRPIVVHCSAGVGRSGTFITLDRILQQILVSDYVDIFGIVCAMRKERVWMVQTEQQYICIHQCLLAVLEGQDNIGPIREIHDNQGFEGKNRSSVENSKNPAEAEKER; encoded by the exons ATGAAACGACCGATCGTTATCTCGCGGTGGTCAGGAATCTTTCTCGTTCTGTTAGCGGAG GTGACGTACTCGACCGATTTGGCGATCGAGATACCGGGAAATCTGAGTCAAGGGGACTCGTGGTACAGGCTCGATTACAGTCCGGCGATCGGTTATCCGCCGCCGAACACGAGGATATCGTCGGATGAAATTGGCGACGAGATCAAATTCACGAACGTTCTTCCTGGTACAAAGTACGAGTTCTGGCTCTACTACAGCAACTCGACGCTCAACGACTGGCTCACGTGGACCGCCTCGATAACTACAG cACCCGATCCACCCTCGAATCTCACGGTGACCGTTCGCAATGGAAAATCGGCTACCGTTTCTTGGGCTCCACCCGCGCAGGGAAATTATTCCGGATTCCGACTGCGGGTTCAGAGTTTCAGTGACACGAGTAGTCCCAAGACAAGCCTTGTTCCGGCCGATGTGGCCACCTATACATTTCAGGATCTCATACCCGGAGCTACATATTCTTTGCAGCTGTTTACCGTGCTCGATGCGAACGAGAGCGTGGCCTACACGAGCAGGAACTTCACGACCA AGCCAAATACACCGGGAAAGTTCATCGTTTGGTTCCGAAACGAGACAACGCTTCTGGTGTTGTGGCAGCCGCCGTATCCAGCCGGTATATACACCCACTACAAGGTGAGCATCGATCCACCGGATGCGATCGAGTCCGTTTTGTACGTCGAGAAGGAGGGCGAACCCCCGGGACCAGCGCAGGCTGCATTCAAAGGCCTCGTTCCAG GAAGAGCCTACAACATATCGGTACAAACCGTGTCGGAGGACGAGACTTCGGCCCCAACGACCGCCCAATATCGAACAGTTCCGCTTCGCCCGTTGAACGTCACTTTCGATAGAAGGTACCTGACTCCGACGTCTTTCCGAGTCCTCTGGGACTCCCAGAACGGGACGTCCGAGTTCGACAAGTACCAAGTGTCTCTGGCGACGAGGCGGCAGACTCCGGTCACCAGAAGCCGGGACGATGAGAGATGGCTCGATTTCAAGGATTTGGAGCCCGGAAAGACCTATCAGGTGATTGTAAAGACGGTGTCTGGCAAAGTCACCAGCTGGCCAGCGACCGGGGATATAACGTTGG AACCGTTACCTGTCAGAGATCTCCGAGCTGTGACGGATGAGCAGACCGGAATGGTCGAGGTCTCCTGGACTCCAAACAACGCCAGCACTCAGGACAGCTACAAGCTTTCGTACGACGAAGTGGAAAGACTTACCGGCGATACGACGTCTCTGACAGTCGATAAAACGAAG gTGACGTTGGACGCGCTTCTTCCGGGTCGGAACTACTCGATAAGTGTCCAGGCTATGAGCAACAAGGCTGAATCAGTTGAGTCGGTGATATACCAAGTGACCCGACCGGCCAGTCCGATCATCGAGGATCTTAAATCGATCGAAAAGGGGCTGAACATATCTTGGAAGAGCGACGTAAACTCGCGTCAGGAGAAGTTCGAGGTTACTCACAACAGAAATGACACCGGGGAGAGTACGACGACCTCGACTATCGAGTCTCACATCGATCTAAAGGACTTGTTTCCGGGTGCAGGGTACGAAATTCGGGTCGTCGCGATCAGCCATGGCCTCAGAAGTGAGCCCCACGTCCACTTTCAGGCTGTCC TCCCTCATCCGCCGAAGAATTTGAGCATTGAGAAAGTGCGGAGGAACGGGGTCGTCGTACGGTGGGAGGCACCGACAGATTCCATGTTCACGGAATTCGCCATTCGTTATCAAACCGAGGATGATACCACCTGGCATGACGTGGCGAGCTTGAGCAATACCGAAGCTGAAATAGACGACATGACACCCGGCGAACGGTACATCATCAGGGTAAACACGGTCAGCTTCGGGATCGAGAGCTTGGATTCGCTGCAAGTAAATCAGACAATTC AACCAAATCCAGTACTAAACATCACGCTGACTTCGGACTCTACCAATGTTACCTTGGAATGGCCGAGGCCAGAGGGCAGGATAGAGACGTATGTGATAAGATGGTGGTTGGTGAACGATAGCGATTCTATTCGCACTAAGAACGTCACAGAGAGTACGgtttctgctgctgctgctgcttctggTCCGAAGGATGGTGTGCAATTGAGGAAGGAACTGATTGGCGAGTTGACACCAGGCATGGAGTACTCGTTCTCGGTTTACACCGTGTCCTACAACCTGGTCAGCGACGTGACCAATCTCACTACGAGAACAA TGCCGTTAATCCAGTCCGAAGTCGTGGTTGTCATCGACCAAGATTACCCCGACTCATTGACCCTCCTTTACACACCGACGCCAGTACAGTCGTCTCGTTTCGATCTTTATCGGTTCAGTATCAGCGACTCGAACAACAccattaaagaaaaaatggttAACGATACCGAGAACAAGGTGACATTCAGCGGTTTGACACCgggaaaattgtacaacgtAACTGCCTGGACGGTTAGCGATAACGTCGAGAGTCAACCGCTACTCAGGCAGGACAGATTAT TCCCTGAACGAGTGACGAGGATACACGCGGTGAACATAAACGATACGAGGATAACGTTGGAATGGGATGTGCCTCGAGGCGAATACGACGCGTTCGAGGTGCAGTACATAAGCACGGACGAAAGTCTGGAGGAGAGCCTGATCCAAAACGTGACAAATCGCAACTCGATTACCATAAACAATCTGAGGCCTCATCGCAATTACACATTCACGCTGGTCGTGATATCCGGAACCGAGTCGACCTTCTTGAGAAAATCAAGTCCGGTAAGCGCCAGCTTTACAACGAGCGAATCTTATCCGGGAAAAGTCGAGGTGTTCCAACCTTCGAACGTCTCGCCAAGCGACATCACCTTCGAGTGGTCCCTGCCGAGCCAGGATCAGAATGGAGTCATTCGGAAGTTCAGCATCACGTACGGACTGGAG GGCTCGACTCACACGCAAGTCAAGGACTTCAAACCGACCGAGTTGCAGGGCGTGATCAAATCGCTGATACCAGGAAAGACGTACATATTTCGAATCCAGGCGGAAACGAGGATCGGCTTCGGGCCGGAGGTCGtttggaaacaaaaaatgccAATTCTGGCGCCTCCGAAGCCTCCGACTCAGGTCGTACCCTCGGAGGTATGCAGAAGCAGCACCACCATCCAGATACGTTTCAGGAAAAACTACTTCAGCGAACAGAACGGAGCTGTCACTTCCTACACCATCATCGTCGCCGAGGACGACAGCAAAAATGCCTCCGGTCTGGAAATGCCCAGCTGGAAAGACGTCCAAGGTTACAGCATCTGGCCTCCGTATCAG GTAATGGAACCTTATTACCCGTTCAAAAATGGCTCCGTCGAGGACTTTACGATCGGTGGAGAAAATTGCGACGGTAAAACCGGCTACTGTAACGGCCCGTTGAAATCTGGCTCGACGTACAAAGTAAAGGTCCGGGCATTCACGGCTCCTGACAAGTTCACCGATACCAGTTACAGTTTTCCCATTCAGACAG GATTACTAGTCGCAG aCAAGGACAATACGGCTATCATTGTCGGCGTTACGGTTCCAATCGTTTTACTGCTGACATTCTTAGGGCTCGGTCTGATAATAAGACGAAGGAGAAGTCAAGGTAGAAAAACGACGGAAACACGAGTTACCGACGATCTATCGTTGCCTGGAAGTGTAATTGAGATAAG CCGTCCAATACGGGTGGAAAACTTCGCGGATCACTATCGAATGATGTCCGCGGATTCCGATTTCCGTTTCTCCGAGGAGTTTGAGGAGCTGAAACACGTCGGCAGAGATCAGCCCTGCACGGCGGCCGATCTACCTTGCAATCGGCCGAAGAACCGCTTCACCAACATCCTGCCTTACGATCATAGCAGGTTTAAACTGCAGCCAGTCGACGACGAGGAAGGTTCGGACTACATAAACGCGAACTACGTGCCG GGTCACAACTCGCCGAGGGAGTTCATCGTCACGCAAGGACCGCTGCATTCGACGCGGGGCGACTTCTGGCGAATGGTTTGGGAGAGCAATAGTCAGGCAATAGTGATGCTGACGCGTTGCATAGAGAAGGGAAGAGAGAAATGCGATCGTTACTTTCCCGAGGACACGCTTCCGGCATACTACGACGAGATTTGCGTCACTATGCTGAACGAGTGGCAATATCCCGACTGGCGCATAAGGAACTTCATGTTGTGCAAG GGAAAAGTCGAGCGGGAAATCCAGCACTTCCACTTCATGACCTGGCCCGACTTCGGGGTTCCAAGCCCGCCGCAAACCTTGGCGAGATTTGTGCGAGCTTTCAGGGAACGCGTTGGGCCCGATCAGAGACCCATCGTGGTTCACTGCAGCGCCGGGGTCGGCAGAAGCGGCACTTTCATCACCTTGGACAGGATACTGCAACAGATTTTGGTATCAGATTACGTCGATATATTCGGCATTGTCTGCGCCATGAGGAAGGAGAGGGTCTGGATGGTGCAGACCGAGCAGCAGTACATTTGTATACATCAGTGTTTGCTTGCTGTCTTGGAAGGGCAGGACAACATCGGACCGATTAGGGAAATTCACGACAATCAAGGATTCGAAG gGAAGAACCGAAGCtctgttgaaaattcaaagaatcCAGCCGAGGCTGAGAAGGAAAGGTGA